One Oncorhynchus clarkii lewisi isolate Uvic-CL-2024 chromosome 28, UVic_Ocla_1.0, whole genome shotgun sequence genomic region harbors:
- the LOC139387392 gene encoding xin actin-binding repeat-containing protein 1 has translation MAEIAPKNTVSEACHEEDDLPLPPPPPIPPRPQNYEESPAAGGPNQAFIPVPPPKETFSTFYQQRQKNELKRLFKHIHPDLRENINDVVDDELVAAMQSGGAQTAADAGYQGEVQSMRWIFENWTLDNIGDHPHMTKKLLEDETLQGGDVRGTSSMFEHCMVDGTQQIVQRQSSVRGDVRTSTWLFETQPMDTLNKLQPEEAELVEAVLKEPMQIGDVRGTRLLFESKPLDALGRCSSVEDQSFLKLKSELQEQKGDVRKTVKLFQADPCCALRDASGNIHKIKSICREEICSSNISTARWLFETKPLDIINKGTSGMQIIRGISLEEGQKGGVDRKRWMFETQPFNSIREEGIEDRFQGTVVEVVPDADVGNKLKMFETQPLAALKGDSTEVALEKEEILGGDVKSSLWLFETQPMETLKECYEVGHLKKVILSTDEQGEVKGKKHMFENYNIRKETLVGAEIPRKDHEIEKGDVKSYKHLFETIPLCNITQSQEEVLNGNTENDITAGDVKGNRTLFETTPLYAIKDCTGNFHEVTTVNREESIKGSVQNYKWMFETKPIDQFEEGKKNVEVIKGITRQEDRSGDVKMTKWLFETQTIDGIHSKFNQSEQQHNSTEQQKETRKGDVKTCKWLFETQPVDILYDKSENIPDKEEEIENTNVKSVTWLFESQPLDSIKDSEEQSFKLCSTIQDGVKAEVGVKTVKHLFETETLDRIRKDADTEQDVRYVSELHVQSGDVSRVKEIFESKSLDEIGSESIKVCDEDESIQKGSVRKCTWLFENRPINTINDKEENGPDMHCVNDIEGGDVHNKKFIFETFSLDKIHDKDQFLEHKSESVEKPVSNVDVKSSTMLFESQPLYAIRDKEGQFHEVTTVQKEEVMSGDVRGARWMFETKPLDAIKAEKEIYVIRAVTQEDVKKGDVKSARWKFETQPLDSLTAKEEDEEPTVKVVEDFGNRTVKLNKQLFESDQSASKKCVRMVSVTDVQQGDVRTSTWLFENQPIDRLKGEPEEQAPVQMVHREDNQKGEVKRCTWLFESQTLDKIKDPESNVNAAQVIEEEIPKADVKSTTWLFETTPLDKIVTVESVIDTLSRLHQLEFIHSSGILIEAKEVTNVNMVKYQFLKTEGAQIQKEEIVEGNIRNIMLQLLSRSTLKPQITLLKEVEQGKVQTTVLEVAVNQPASTNQDKDQSVQKLIESLLVQDKLMKKGIIMQESEGGHVEMTVYSLLCQTKMDSQEITRGDVKSTIGNLLATANNQRTTASCRLDENEKGNVDLYRSCIEKGDLQKLKSLQIQQSELDELDLMTKEQIEIVQGDVKEAKKNLQKQKDQVERTISDVLPGDVKNAKRVFSTEGSIDLSVENCTSKEEIIRGDISSAKQQLALKQTLSMEKEEIVAGDIKATLQSLERAKQQSMHLERDIITPGTIYDMDLATQGPESEGNQTQKEEIVSGDVKAAKQSLELAKNQSLCVERDIIVPGKIYNVNISSQGQSSTTVRQSASSSTCRGQRITTTFRK, from the coding sequence ATGGCCGAGATAGCCCCAAAAAACACAGTTTCAGAAGCATGTCACGAGGAAGATGACCTGCCTCTGCCTCCACCTCCCCCTATCCCACCCAGACCTCAGAACTACGAAGAGTCCCCAGCCGCAGGTGGCCCCAACCAAGCCTTCATCCCTGTGCCCCCACCAAAGGAAACCTTCTCGACATTCTACCAACAGCGACAGAAGAATGAGCTGAAAAGACTCTTCAAACACATTCACCCAGACCTGAGGGAAAACATCAATGATGTAGTCGATGATGAGCTGGTTGCGGCAATGCAATCCGGAGGTGCCCAGACTGCAGCGGATGCGGGGTACCAGGGTGAGGTCCAGTCCATGAGGTGGATCTTTGAGAACTGGACCCTGGACAACATCGGGGACCACCCCCACATGACCAAGAAGCTTCTGGAAGATGAGACTCTTCAAGGCGGTGATGTCAGAGGAACATCCTCCATGTTCGAGCACTGCATGGTGGACGGAACCCAACAGATTGTCCAAAGGCAGAGTTCTGTCCGAGGGGATGTCCGGACATCGACTTGGCTGTTTGAGACCCAGCCCATGGATACACTCAACAAACTCCAGCCAGAGGAGGCCGAGCTGGTCGAGGCTGTTCTCAAGGAACCGATGCAGATTGGAGACGTGAGAGGAACTCGGCTACTCTTCGAATCCAAGCCACTGGACGCCTTAGGCCGTTGTAGCTCTGTAGAGGACCAGAGCTTCCTCAAGCTGAAGTCAGAGCTCCAGGAGCAGAAAGGAGATGTGAGGAAGACAGTGAAGCTCTTCCAGGCTGATCCTTGCTGCGCCCTCAGAGACGCAAGCGGCAACATCCACAAGATTAAGTCCATCTGCAGAGAGGAGATCTGTAGCAGCAACATTAGCACGGCACGCTGGCTCTTTGAAACTAAGCCTCTGGACATCATCAACAAGGGGACATCTGGGATGCAGATCATCCGGGGGATATCGCTGGAGGAAGGGCAAAAAGGAGGGGTGGACAGGAAGAGATGGATGTTTGAGACTCAGCCGTTCAACTCCATCCGAGAGGAGGGCATAGAAGACCGGTTTCAGGGGACAGTGGTCGAAGTTGTGCCTGATGCTGATGTTGGGAACAAACTAAAGATGTTTGAGACCCAGCCCTTGGCAGCACTGAAAGGAGACTCGACAGAAGTAGCTCTGGAGAAGGAGGAGATACTTGGAGGAGATGTCAAATCCTCCCTCTGGCTGTTCGAAACACAACCCATGGAAACATTGAAGGAATGCTATGAAGTTGGGCATTTGAAGAAAGTGATCCTCTCTACTGATGAACAAGGAGAAGTCAAAGGCAAAAAGCACATGTTCGAGAACTACAACATTAGAAAAGAGACCTTAGTCGGAGCAGAAATCCCACGTAAAGATCATGAGATTGAGAAGGGTGACGTTAAATCATACAAGCATCTCTTCGAAACAATTCCCCTTTGCAATATCACCCAATCTCAGGAGGAAGTGCTGAACGGAAATACAGAAAACGACATCACAGCAGGAGATGTGAAAGGAAACAGAACGCTCTTCGAGACAACACCATTATATGCGATCAAAGACTGCACTGGGAATTTCCACGAGGTCACAACGGTCAACAGAGAGGAGTCCATCAAAGGAAGTGTCCAAAATTACAAGTGGATGTTCGAGACCAAGCCCATTGACCAGTTTGAGGAGGGAAAGAAGAATGTTGAGGTTATCAAAGGAATCACCAGGCAGGAGGATAGGTCAGGAGATGTCAAGATGACCAAGTGGCTCTTTGAGACACAGACCATTGATGGCATCCATTCCAAGTTCAACCAGTCGGAGCAGCAGCATAATTCAACAGAGCAACAGAAGGAGACTAGGAAAGGTGATGTCAAGACCTGCAAGTGGCTGTTCGAGACTCAGCCTGTGGACATCTTGTACGACAAATCAGAAAATATCCCAGATAAAGAAGAAGAGATTGAGAATACCAATGTGAAGTCTGTCACTTGGCTTTTTGAATCACAGCCTCTGGATAGCATTAAAGACAGTGAGGAGCAAAGTTTTAAATTATGCAGTACTATTCAGGATGGTGTCAAGGCTGAGGTTGGTGTGAAAACAGTGAAGCACCTTTTCGAGACAGAGACTTTAGATAGGATAAGGAAGGACGCAGACACAGAGCAAGATGTTAGATATGTCAGCGAGTTGCATGTTCAGTCTGGTGATGTCTCTAGGGTCAAGGAGATCTTTGAGTCCAAGTCCTTAGATGAAATAGGTTCAGAGTCTATAAAAGTGTGTGATGAAGACGAAAGCATTCAGAAAGGATCTGTGCGTAAATGCACCTGGCTTTTTGAGAACCGTCCCATCAACACAATAAACGACAAGGAGGAAAATGGCCCAGACATGCATTGTGTCAACGACATCGAGGGTGGTGACGTCcataacaagaagttcatcttcgAAACATTCTCTCTGGACAAGATCCATGATAAAGATCAGTTTCTGGAACACAAGTCGGAATCCGTGGAAAAGCCAGTGAGCAACGTCGACGTCAAGTCCAGCACCATGCTATTTGAGTCCCAGCCACTGTACGCCATTAGAGACAAGGAAGGCCAGTTCCACGAGGTTACCACAGTCCAGAAGGAGGAAGTGATGAGTGGCGATGTGAGAGGAGCTCGGTGGATGTTCGAGACGAAGCCCCTCGATGCCATCAAGGCGGAAAAGGAGATCTACGTGATCCGAGCTGTCACCCAGGAAGATGTAAAAAAGGGTGATGTCAAGTCAGCCAGGTGGAAGTTCGAGACCCAGCCTCTGGACTCCCTAACAGCTAAGGAGGAAGACGAGGAACCCACAGTCAAGGTTGTGGAAGACTTCGGAAACCGAACTGTGAAGCTCAACAAACAGCTCTTCGAGTCTGACCAGTCAGCCAGTAAGAAGTGTGTGAGGATGGTTAGTGTGACAGACGTTCAGCAAGGCGATGTCAGGACGTCCACCTGGCTCTTTGAGAACCAGCCCATCGACAGGCTGAAGGGAGAGCCAGAGGAGCAGGCCCCTGTCCAGATGGTCCACAGGGAAGACAACCAGAAAGGAGAGGTGAAACGCTGCACGTGGCTGTTTGAATCCCAGACACTGGACAAGATCAAGGATCCTGAATCCAATGTGAATGCAGCACAGGTCATTGAGGAGGAGATCCCAAAAGCAGACGTGAAGAGCACAACCTGGCTGTTCGAGACCACACCCTTAGACAAAATTGTCACAGTTGAAAGTGTGATTGACACACTCTCTCGTCTACATCAGCTCGAATTCATCCACTCAAGTGGAATCTTAATAGAGGCAAAAGAGGTCACAAACGTCAACATGGTGAAATACCAATTTCTTAAAACCGAGGGAGCACAGATTCAGAAGGAGGAGATAGTTGAAGGGAACATCCGAAACATCATGCTACAGTTATTGTCCAGATCGACCCTGAAGCCCCAGATCACTCTCTTAAAAGAGGTAGAACAGGGTAAAGTTCAGACAACAGTATTAGAAGTCGCAGTCAACCAGCCAGCATCAACAAACCAAGACAAAGATCAAAGTGTACAGAAACTGATCGAAAGCTTGCTTGTTCAAGATAAGCTGATGAAGAAGGGGATCATCATGCAGGAATCTGAGGGAGGACATGTAGAGATGACTGTTTACTCACTTCTCTGTCAAACTAAAATGGATAGTCAAGAGATTACAAGGGGAGATGTGAAGTCAACTATAGGCAACCTGTTAGCTACTGCTAACAATCAGAGGACAACCGCTTCATGTAGACTAGATGAAAATGAAAAGGGAAATGTCGACTTATACAGGAGTTGCATCGAGAAAGGAGATCTCCAAAAACTGAAGAGTCTTCAAATACAGCAATCAGAATTGGATGAACTTGACCTCATGACAAAGGAACAGATTGAGATTGTGCAAGGCGATGTGAAGGAGGCGAAGAAAAATCTTCAGAAACAGAAGGATCAAGTGGAACGTACCATTTCAGACGTCTTACCAGGGGATGTGAAGAATGCCAAAAGAGTCTTTTCTACAGAGGGTTCCATTGACCTTAGTGTTGAAAACTGCACTTCTAAAGAAGAGATAATCCGTGGGGATATCTCCTCAGCTAAGCAGCAACTTGCTTTAAAACAGACTCTCTCTATGGAAAAGGAGGAAATCGTAGCCGGTGACATCAAAGCTACTCTGCAGTCTTTAGAAAGAGCAAAGCAACAGAGTATGCACTTGGAGCGCGATATCATAACCCCGGGAACTATCTATGACATGGATCTAGCAACACAGGGGCCGGAATCAGAGGGAAACCAGACACAGAAAGAGGAAATTGTATCGGGAGATGTGAAGGCAGCGAAGCAGTCCCTTGAGCTGGCAAAGAACCAGAGTCTATGTGTGGAGCGTGACATCATCGTGCCGGGAAAAATATACAACGTCAACATCTCATCTCAAGGACAGAGCTCGACGACAGTGAGGCAGTCTGCGTCTTCGTCAACCTGCAGAGGCCAGCGGATCACGACGACTTTCCGAAAG